A single region of the Solwaraspora sp. WMMD791 genome encodes:
- the cobA gene encoding uroporphyrinogen-III C-methyltransferase: MNLYPLGLRLAGRRVLVVGGGTVATRRVPALLDAGADVLVVSPELTPTLHGLVTAGRVDWRPRRFEPADLDGVWLAQVAVDDAAAAAEVSAAAEPRRVFCVRADDRTEATAWTPAVTRHGPVTVAVLGGGDPQRAVRVRDAIAQRLADGSIPVADPAPAPATAGPATGRVVLIGAGPGDPELITVKGRRLLAEADVVVADRLVPGLLLDELPARVELIDAAKIPYGPAAAQEEINRILVDRARTGATVVRLKGGDPYVFGRGGEELLACVEAGVPVCVVPGVTSSIAAPAAAGVPVTHRGVAHEFTVVSGHLPPGHRLSLVDWPALARLRGTLVVLMGLKNLAVIADTLLTNGRDGDTPVAVVQEATTGAERALTSTLAGVAGDVAAAGLRPPAVVVVGDVVHALRPDAG; this comes from the coding sequence GTGAACCTGTACCCCCTGGGGCTGCGCCTGGCCGGCCGCCGGGTGCTGGTGGTCGGCGGCGGCACCGTCGCCACCCGACGGGTCCCGGCGCTGCTGGACGCCGGAGCCGACGTACTCGTGGTGTCACCGGAACTGACCCCGACGCTGCACGGCCTGGTGACCGCCGGCCGGGTGGACTGGCGGCCGCGCCGGTTCGAGCCGGCCGACCTCGACGGGGTCTGGCTGGCCCAGGTCGCCGTGGACGACGCGGCGGCCGCCGCCGAGGTGAGCGCCGCCGCCGAGCCACGCCGGGTGTTCTGCGTACGCGCCGACGACCGCACCGAGGCCACTGCCTGGACCCCGGCGGTCACCCGGCACGGCCCGGTGACCGTCGCGGTGCTCGGTGGCGGCGACCCGCAGCGGGCGGTCCGGGTCCGCGACGCCATCGCTCAGCGGCTTGCCGACGGCAGTATCCCGGTCGCCGACCCGGCACCGGCCCCGGCGACCGCCGGGCCGGCCACCGGCCGGGTGGTGCTGATCGGTGCCGGCCCCGGCGACCCCGAGCTGATCACCGTGAAGGGCCGTCGGCTGCTCGCCGAGGCCGATGTCGTCGTCGCCGACCGGCTGGTCCCCGGACTGCTGCTCGACGAGTTGCCGGCCCGGGTCGAGCTGATCGACGCGGCGAAGATCCCGTACGGTCCGGCCGCCGCCCAGGAGGAGATCAACCGGATCCTGGTCGACCGGGCCCGCACCGGGGCGACCGTGGTGCGACTCAAGGGCGGTGACCCGTACGTCTTCGGTCGCGGCGGGGAGGAGCTGCTCGCCTGCGTCGAGGCCGGCGTGCCGGTCTGCGTGGTGCCGGGGGTGACCAGTTCGATCGCCGCGCCCGCCGCGGCCGGCGTGCCGGTGACCCATCGCGGCGTCGCCCACGAGTTCACCGTGGTCTCCGGGCACCTGCCGCCGGGGCACCGGCTGTCCCTGGTGGACTGGCCGGCACTGGCCCGGCTGCGCGGCACCCTGGTGGTCCTGATGGGGCTGAAGAACCTGGCGGTGATCGCCGACACGTTGCTGACCAACGGTCGGGACGGGGACACCCCGGTGGCGGTGGTGCAGGAGGCGACCACCGGCGCCGAGCGGGCGTTGACGTCCACGTTGGCCGGCGTGGCCGGCGACGTCGCGGCCGCCGGGCTGCGGCCGCCGGCGGTGGTGGTGGTCGGCGACGTGGTGCACGCGCTGCGCCCGGACGCCGGCTGA
- the cobT gene encoding nicotinate-nucleotide--dimethylbenzimidazole phosphoribosyltransferase, with protein sequence MLDTALAAIRPLDDDAMAQARALHARLTKPAGSLGVLEELSVRLAGLAGACPPPLPEPGAVAIFAADHGVHRQRVTGWPQEVTAQMVANFLAGGAVVNAFARQVGASVTVVDVGVATALESAPGLVQARIRPGTADLSAGAAMTVDEARAAIDVGLGVAADLHAAGARVLLTGDMGIANTTAAAALVAGFTGADATEVTGRGTGVDDETYRHKVAVVAAALRRHRPDPADPIGVLASIGGLEHAALSGFVLGAAARRIPVIVDGVSAVAAALAAAALAPAATGAMVAGHRSVEPGATVGLRHLGLQPLVDLGLRLGEGTGALLAWPIVASAVRVLHEVATFDAAGVSEK encoded by the coding sequence ATGCTCGACACGGCCCTGGCCGCGATCCGACCACTCGACGACGACGCGATGGCGCAGGCCCGGGCGCTGCACGCCCGGCTGACCAAACCCGCCGGCTCACTCGGCGTACTGGAGGAGCTGTCGGTGCGCCTGGCCGGGCTCGCCGGTGCCTGTCCACCGCCGCTGCCCGAACCGGGCGCGGTGGCGATCTTCGCCGCCGACCACGGTGTGCACCGCCAGCGGGTCACCGGCTGGCCGCAGGAGGTCACCGCCCAGATGGTGGCCAACTTCCTGGCCGGCGGCGCGGTCGTCAACGCGTTCGCCCGGCAGGTCGGGGCGAGCGTGACGGTGGTCGACGTCGGGGTCGCCACCGCGCTGGAGTCGGCGCCCGGCCTGGTCCAGGCCCGGATCCGGCCCGGTACGGCGGACCTGTCCGCCGGTGCCGCGATGACCGTCGACGAGGCCCGGGCCGCCATCGACGTCGGCCTGGGCGTCGCGGCGGACCTGCACGCCGCCGGTGCGCGGGTGCTGCTCACCGGCGACATGGGCATCGCCAACACCACCGCCGCCGCCGCGCTGGTCGCCGGGTTCACCGGTGCCGACGCCACCGAGGTCACCGGCCGGGGTACCGGGGTCGACGACGAGACGTACCGGCACAAGGTCGCCGTCGTCGCGGCGGCGCTGCGCCGGCACCGGCCCGACCCGGCCGACCCGATCGGCGTCCTGGCCTCGATCGGCGGGCTGGAGCACGCCGCGCTCAGCGGCTTCGTCCTCGGTGCCGCCGCCCGCCGGATCCCGGTGATCGTCGACGGGGTCAGCGCGGTCGCGGCGGCGCTCGCGGCGGCGGCGCTCGCCCCCGCGGCCACCGGTGCGATGGTCGCCGGGCATCGTTCGGTGGAGCCGGGCGCTACGGTAGGGCTGCGGCACCTCGGCCTGCAGCCACTGGTCGACCTGGGGCTGCGCCTGGGGGAGGGCACCGGCGCCCTGCTCGCCTGGCCGATCGTGGCCAGCGCGGTCCGGGTCCTGCACGAGGTGGCCACCTTCGACGCGGCGGGAGTCTCCGAGAAGTGA